In Leptolyngbya sp. NIES-2104, the genomic window AGACGAAAGGCGAATCTTGTGCTTCTCATTTCGAGATGAGTCTAGTATAATACTCTCAAAACAAGAGTTCGGCGACAGCTAAATGGCTGAGCGGTATTGATTTCTGCTCGATCGGCTTTCTCCGAGTTCGCCCCTCACACGAATGGTTTGGAGAGTAACGTGACTATTTATATTGGCAACCTGTCCTTTCAGGCGACTGAAGACGATCTCAAAGAAGTGTTTGCTGAATACGGCGAAGTCAGCCGCGTGAGCCTTCCGACAGACCGAGAGACAGGCAGAAAACGCGGGTTTGCGTTTGTCGAAATGGCGGACGATGCCCAAGAAGATGCTGCGATCGCGGAGTTGGATGGTGCAGAATGGCTGGGTCGAGAGTTAAAAGTGAATAAGGCGAAGCCGCGTGAGTCGCGCCCTGCCGGAGCCAAGAGTTTTAGTAAGGGTGGTAATTTCTAGAGACTAAAGAGCGGATGGATCTGAGGATCTATCCGCTCTTTTGGTTTTTTGGAAGTTTTGGGATGAGGGCGGATTTGCCTTCATCTATTGGAGTGTGTTGACGGCTTTTTCGCTTCGTTGTTCACCCGCCCCGGAATGGAATTCGGGGCTGACAGAACGAAGTCCACTGAAGGGGACTAAAAGCCAAG contains:
- a CDS encoding RNA-binding protein, with protein sequence MSARSAFSEFAPHTNGLESNVTIYIGNLSFQATEDDLKEVFAEYGEVSRVSLPTDRETGRKRGFAFVEMADDAQEDAAIAELDGAEWLGRELKVNKAKPRESRPAGAKSFSKGGNF